A genomic window from Pygocentrus nattereri isolate fPygNat1 chromosome 22, fPygNat1.pri, whole genome shotgun sequence includes:
- the aptx gene encoding aprataxin isoform X1, which produces MPTCWLVSEDDRHKPIQLPHQQALILGRGPETKIKDQKCSRNQVELRADCNRGFIIVKQLGTNPTNVENVIVGKGNQVNWLLAVTAYQRHFPHLYNQVPLKPGQKLCMVNQLYPYTVRFIEDASTFGSTGDGNKPVKRPYQKDSHGDEKAKEGPASKISTPSHTEEASYGASVTEKATPQKAEPAGHWSQGLKVSMQDPKMQVYKDEKVVVIKDKYPKARYHWLVLPWESISSLKALRADHCELLKHMQKVGDRMIKHCPDAQKLRFRQGYHAIPSMSHIHLHVISQDFDSPCLKNKKHWNSFTTDYFIDSQEIIAKLERDGKVSVKEGMGELLKLPLCCHVCRKEQATIPKLKDHLKTHLLS; this is translated from the exons ATGCCAACGTGCTGGCTTGTTAGTGAAGATGACAGACACAAACCCATTCAGCTTCCTCACCAGCAAGCTCTGATTTTGGGTCGAGGGCCAGAAACTAAGATTAAGGACCAGAAGTGCTCCAGAAATCAAG TTGAACTGAGAGCAGATTGCAATCGAGGATTTATCATTGTGAAGCAG TTAGGTACCAACCCTACCAATGTGGAAAATGTCATTGTGGGTAAAGGCAATCAGGTAAATTG GTTGCTGGCCGTAACAGCCTACCAACGGCATTTCCCTCACCTCTACAACCAGGTGCCTCTAAAGCCAGGACAGAAGCTCTGCATGGTCAACCAGCTTTATCCATACACAGTACGGTTTATTGAAGATGCATCCACATTTGGTTCTACTGGAGACGGAAACAAGCCAGTGAAAAGACCCTACCAGAAAGATTCTCATGGAGATGAAAAAGCGAAAGAGGGTCCAGCCTCTAAAATATCAACACCATCCCACACAGAAGAAGCATCATACGGTGCATCTGTGACAGAAAAAGCAACACCACAAAAGGCG GAACCTGCAGGGCATTGGAGTCAAGGTCTAAAAGTCTCAATGCAGGACCCAAAGATGCAG GTGTATAAAGATGAGAAGGTGGTGGTGATTAAGGATAAATACCCAAAGGCACGGTATCATTGGCTGGTGCTGCCATGGGAGTCGATCTCTAGTCTGAAAGCTCTGAGGGCGGACCACTGTGAGCTACTAAAACACATGCAGAAAGTGGGGGACAGGATGATAAAGCACTGCCCCGATGCACAGAAACTGCGCTTCCGCCAAGGCTATCATGCCATACCCAGTATGAG TCATATTCACCTGCATGTGATCAGCCAAGACTTTGACTCTCCTTGtctgaagaacaaaaaacacTGGAATTCATTCACCACTGACTACTTCATCGACTCTCAGG AAATCATTGCTAAGTTGGAGCGAGATGGAAAAGTGAGCGTGAAGGAAGGCATGGGTGAGCTGTTGAAGCTGCCGTTGTGTTGCCATGTTTGCCGCAAAGAGCAAGCTACAATACCGAAGCTGAAGGACCATCTCAAAACTCATTTGCTTTCCTGA
- the aptx gene encoding aprataxin isoform X2, with the protein MPTCWLVSEDDRHKPIQLPHQQALILGRGPETKIKDQKCSRNQVELRADCNRGFIIVKQLGTNPTNVENVIVGKGNQVPLKPGQKLCMVNQLYPYTVRFIEDASTFGSTGDGNKPVKRPYQKDSHGDEKAKEGPASKISTPSHTEEASYGASVTEKATPQKAEPAGHWSQGLKVSMQDPKMQVYKDEKVVVIKDKYPKARYHWLVLPWESISSLKALRADHCELLKHMQKVGDRMIKHCPDAQKLRFRQGYHAIPSMSHIHLHVISQDFDSPCLKNKKHWNSFTTDYFIDSQEIIAKLERDGKVSVKEGMGELLKLPLCCHVCRKEQATIPKLKDHLKTHLLS; encoded by the exons ATGCCAACGTGCTGGCTTGTTAGTGAAGATGACAGACACAAACCCATTCAGCTTCCTCACCAGCAAGCTCTGATTTTGGGTCGAGGGCCAGAAACTAAGATTAAGGACCAGAAGTGCTCCAGAAATCAAG TTGAACTGAGAGCAGATTGCAATCGAGGATTTATCATTGTGAAGCAG TTAGGTACCAACCCTACCAATGTGGAAAATGTCATTGTGGGTAAAGGCAATCAG GTGCCTCTAAAGCCAGGACAGAAGCTCTGCATGGTCAACCAGCTTTATCCATACACAGTACGGTTTATTGAAGATGCATCCACATTTGGTTCTACTGGAGACGGAAACAAGCCAGTGAAAAGACCCTACCAGAAAGATTCTCATGGAGATGAAAAAGCGAAAGAGGGTCCAGCCTCTAAAATATCAACACCATCCCACACAGAAGAAGCATCATACGGTGCATCTGTGACAGAAAAAGCAACACCACAAAAGGCG GAACCTGCAGGGCATTGGAGTCAAGGTCTAAAAGTCTCAATGCAGGACCCAAAGATGCAG GTGTATAAAGATGAGAAGGTGGTGGTGATTAAGGATAAATACCCAAAGGCACGGTATCATTGGCTGGTGCTGCCATGGGAGTCGATCTCTAGTCTGAAAGCTCTGAGGGCGGACCACTGTGAGCTACTAAAACACATGCAGAAAGTGGGGGACAGGATGATAAAGCACTGCCCCGATGCACAGAAACTGCGCTTCCGCCAAGGCTATCATGCCATACCCAGTATGAG TCATATTCACCTGCATGTGATCAGCCAAGACTTTGACTCTCCTTGtctgaagaacaaaaaacacTGGAATTCATTCACCACTGACTACTTCATCGACTCTCAGG AAATCATTGCTAAGTTGGAGCGAGATGGAAAAGTGAGCGTGAAGGAAGGCATGGGTGAGCTGTTGAAGCTGCCGTTGTGTTGCCATGTTTGCCGCAAAGAGCAAGCTACAATACCGAAGCTGAAGGACCATCTCAAAACTCATTTGCTTTCCTGA